GCAGCTTCGGACAAGCCACTTCCAGCTTCGCTTCGTCCTCGGCACCGAGGCGGCCGATAGCCCAAAGGACATAGCGCTCCAACATCCAGATCAGGATTTGGCGTGAGGCGTCCACTACAGGGTTCCTCTTGGTTGGTCAGGTGGTGCTCCGTACGGCGGGCCGGGGAGCATCAGGAGTTCAAGCGAAGGAGCAGACCCGCCTCCACGAGGCAACGGGCCACCCTCTCAGCCCCATAGACCGCGGCGCAGTTCCTCGAACGAGAGAACCTCGCGCCCCGCCTGCAGGTCGTAAACGCGCATCCCCCTTCGAGTCAGCGCGCCGAGCATCACGACCAACTCTGCCCATACATCCTCGGAAGCGGCACGAAGAGGCACAGAGATCCCGATGGCGTCGCTCTCGCCCGCCTCGGCGGGGACAGGGAACAACTCAACAAGCATTCTTGCGCTTGCGAGTTCGGAGTGGAGGTCCTGCCACTCGGCCTGCATCTGAGCCTCAGCGATGAGATTGAAAGACACCTACGACCTCTCCGACGCAAAGGTGACGCCCACCACGTAAGGCGAGAGGGCGGACTTGATGCTCTCGCGGGCAGTACTCGCCAGCACCTGCCCTCGGTCATCGAACCGGACGGCATGCCTCGTACCCTCGGGTAACTGGTTCCTGAACCACCGGACCCGCCCGATTGCAAAGCGGACGCTCTTGCGCACGGCTTCTTCGCTCGTGAGGTCATGATTGAAGACGTGCACGGCAAGCCCGCGCTCCGAGCTGAACAGTTCAACGGTAGCGGGCCCCCACCCCATCGACAGCGGATCAACATTCATTGGGCACCCCGGCCGCCACGATTCCCACTCCAGTGACGCATTCACATCGATGGCCTCAATCAGGTCCGTATTCGAGAAGAATCTCAGTGCATCCTGAGCCGCAATAAATACCAGGGTGGCGTCCCGAGCCAGGCCCGAAGAGCTCAAGCCGTCGCTGACACACCGTGCAGAACACAGGCTCACCGCGCTCAATGGCAGCCATGATCCGCTGCTGTTCCTCAAACGCCCTCAGTGCCCGCTCTCGTTTGTCGTCGCTCACTTAGTAGTTTCCTTCTTCTGGACGATTGACCCTCCAAGGAAGCTCAGCGTAGTCCCTCCGCACTCTTCGTATGATTTCGCGGATCTTACCGAACGTCGCGATCTCAGTGTGCTTGAGTGCCCGGATTTCCGCAATCACTTCGGCACGCTGTGACCTCATAACTCCCGCAGCATGTGTCACCTCATGAATCACCGTTGCCGCAGATCTTTCCACGGACTGTGTTCGCAGAACATTCACCGTCGCAAGGTTCATGCTTGGCCAGTACGTACCATAGAGGCGCATTCCTTCGCTCTCAAGCATAGGCGCTTGGTTATTCAGCAAGACCTGCACGTCAAGATCTTCAATCAGACCAAGCGTCTCCCTGCCAATTTCTGATGACCGAAGCTCCCGGTACAGGTTGAGGGGACGGATAGCTTGGCCAGGCACCGCATCCGCGCCTTGCTGGAAAATTTGGCTCGGCGATCGTGACTCGATCACTTCTGCTGCATTTGCGAAAGGCCGTAGGCTGGGAACGGCAACCACACTGCCCTCTATAGCTTCGACAACAACGCCCTCAGCTGGCTGAGCTGATTGACCAAACGGATTGGCGGCAGACCCCAACTCACCCAGCTCCCACTTAGGCAGTCTACTCGCAACGGAATTCAGGACTCGTCCACCCAAGGCCGAGGCTCGCTCTATCGCTGCCGTGCCTCCGGGTACCTTGCTGGTGACCCATGCAGCCCCGGCGCCTACCACGGGCAGCGCCTTTCCGAGGCCGTAGCCAAGAACTGCCCCCTTGGTTCCTTCAATTACCTGGTCATCCGCATGCTGCTGCCAGCTCTTTGCCGAGCCATCAAACGTCAGAGCGTCGAATCCCGCGTTCCCAAGAGCCCCACCGACAAAGTACGCCGTTCCACCTGAAAGCACGGTGGCGTCGATGCTCAGACCCAGTTCGGCCCCCCCAATGGTGTTCTGCGCCACGATGGAAGCGTAGTCGCCAAGACTCCTGCGCTGCCCCCAGAGCAGGTCGTTGCCCCCCGCTCCAATGGCTTGACCTACGCCCCATGCGAAGCCCAGAGCTGTACCAACTGCTGTAGCGGAGTGGCCGTCGTCATCGCGGTAGCTGAGTGGATTTCCGTGCGCATACGCATACCGGTGCAGACTCGGCGCATCGCGCAACTGACCTTCGTACGAATCTCGCGAGATGAACCGTCCCAGCTCGCTGTCGTAGTACCGGGCCCGTGCATAGGTGAGCCCCGTCTCCACGTCGTACTGGTGCCCCGTGTATCCGAGCTTGAAGTCGCTGGCGGCGGGCACGGACCCGTTCCTGGGATTACCCCACGCGTCGTACTGACGGGCTGCCGTGACGTCTCCACTCGTCGACAGCGCGTCCGTCACGCTTCCCAGCGCATCCGTCCCCAGGAAGTTCGTCGCAGCGGAAGCCACTTCGCTGACGGCCAGTGGACCACCGCCATAGTGGTAGCGCCGCTTCGACGGGTGCGTGGACTGAACTCCATCCAGCTCCTGCAGGATGAAACCGTCATCAAGCACATACGCGACGTCTTCAGACGCCGTGTGCCTTTGCGTCCGCTGGAGGCTGTTGTCGTAGTCGTACCGCCCCACCTCCTGCCCGTTGTCATAGACGGCGGTAAGAGTGTTACGGATGTCCCAGGCGAAGGTGCGGGTGCCGTCCTGTGTCGCCTTCTCCACCAGGTTGCCCGCGAGGTCGTAGTTCAGCACCACATTCAGCTTGGCGCCTCTGGCGTCCTCGAACCCTCTCAGCCAGTCCACCCGGTTGAAGGCTCCGGTGACATCGCGCGTGAGCGCTTTGGGCTCCACACTGGAGTAGGCATCGGGACCAAGGCCCCTCGTCCATCGAATCAAAGCCTGCCGCTCGCCGGTACGGTTGCCGACGGCATCCAGCCGATACAACGTGTTTCGGCTGTCAGGTGCAGCCACTCCCGTGAGCCGGTTCAAGACGTCGTAGCCATACCGGGTCGTCCCACTGACGCCCAGCACCTGCGTCGAGGGGGCCGTGCGCGTCTCCACCTGCGTCAACCGATTCCCGTTGGCGTCATAGGTGTAGACGAACTGGCTGACCACCGGTCCACTCGCCTCGCACGTATCGCTGACCGTGCCCCGGGCAGTGACCTGCTCAACCAACCGCCCGGCCGCGTCATAGCAGCGCCCTTCCGACAAGCCGTTGGGCCACACCACACCCTTGAGCAAGGAGTCCGGCCAGTACCGGTACTCCACGACGCCGACCGGAAGTGTCACCTGCTTCAGGCGCCCCAAGGCATCGTACGCATACCCCGTTGCCACTCCATCCGGGTCCGTCACGCTCGTACGGTGCCCCATGTCGTCGTACTCGAAGGAGAGCTGCTTTCCGTCCTGCTCCCGCAGCCGCGTCTTCACGCGATCGAGCGCGTCATACGTGTACGTCGTCGCCTCCTCCACCACGCCGCCGAGCGTCTGCTTGAGCAGGGTCTCACGCTCCAGGTTCCCGTTGCCGTCATACGCGAAGCCCTCCGCGTCCACCGATGGCAGCTCTCGCGGCTGCGCATGCTGCGAATAGGTGCGTACCGCCAGCCGATCGAGGAGCCCATATCCAGGCACCGTCACCTGACCCTTCGGGTCGGTCATGGAGTCCGGATTCCCGTTCGGGTCATACGTGTGGCGCCATGTCAGTGTGCCCACGCTGCCCGACGGCGTCGCGCCAGCTTCGAACAGCGGCACCTGGTTCCGCTGAGCCGCCGTCAACCGCGCATGCGAATCCAGATGCTGATGCTCGGCCGTGCGCAGGTTGCGCACGTCGTACTCGTAGGTCGAGAGGTTCCCGTTCGCGTCCTGCTTCGCCACGAGGTTGCGGGTCGCGTCGTAGACATAGGACGTGAGCCCACCGGCGGCATCCGTGACGGACAGCAGCTTGCCCTGCTCGTCATAGGCATACCGCGTCACATACGTGCCCGTGCAAGCCTCCTCCTCCACCTGCTCCAGCGTCAGCCCAACCGCACCACCATGTGAAAGCGAGGGAGCGCCGAGCGGCTGCTTCATGCACACTCGGTTGCCCGCGGCGTCATGGGCCCATGCCGTGACCTGCCCGAGCGCATTCTCCTCGCGCACGCGCCGTCCCAGGTCGTCGTAGGTGTAGCGAGCATCGAAGAGAACGCCTGTGGTGCGGGGTCCCTTCTCCTGCGTCAGCTGACCGGCGGCGTCGTACTGGAACGCAGTCGTCGCCGCTTCCGCCGTTCCGGCGCCCTGGGTCTCCTCCACCAGACGCGCCGCTCCATCGTAGAGCCGGGTGGTCGCGTAGCCATTCGCGTCCACCGCCCGCACCGTCTGCCCCGAGGCGTTATAGGTCCAAGACTCCTCCGCCACGTCCTGGCCTTGCCCCCGCGAGCTATACACCTTGCGACCCAGGCCATCCTCCCGGTGCACCGTAGGCACCTGACGCCGGTCCCAGTGTGTCCGCTCACGGGTCGCATCTTCGTACTGCCAGCTCTGGCTGTAGGCCGGCGGGCCGCTCGCCGATGCGGCGTCGGACTGGCTCAGCACCCGGCCAACGGCGTCGTAGGCAAAGCGGGTGAGGTGCCCCTTCGCGTTCTTCTCCACGCGCTTGTAGAGAGCATCGAACCAGCTGTCCGAGGCATATCCTGCCGCGTCCATGCGGACGACACGCCGGAGTCCGTCGCGGTACGTCACAGTGAGCTGCCCCCGCGCGTCCAGTACCTGCTCGAGCGTCAGGGCCTCCGTGTCCGGGGCATCCACATACGTGCGCTCGCTCACCGTCAGGGCCTGTCCCCCCTGGGACAGGCTCTCCATCAGGGTCTCGCTTCGCGGCCGCCCCAACGCGTCGTAGGTGAAGCGCCGCTCCACGCTACGCCCATCGATGGAGCGGATGACATGGCCTTCCCCGTCATGCTTCTGGCTCTCGGAGACGCCCATGGGCCGGTGCACTTCCAACAGGCGGCCCAGCGCGTCGTAGACCGTTTCCGTCCGCCGGCCCAGCGCATCCACCCGCACAGACTCATGGCCGTACGGGTCGTACTCCACCGTCTGGGTATGGCTATTCCCATCCACCTGCCGCACCCGGTGGCCGGTCAGGTCATATGCGAATGTCTGCGTATAGCGTACGGGCGGAGCGTCGAGGTCCGCGCCCCGAACCTCGGGGCTCTGCTCCTCCACGACCCGGTAGAGCGAGTCCAGCCGGTAATGCCTGTCGAACCCGGACAGGTCCTCTTCCGCCACCTTGTTGCCAGCGGCGTCGTAGGTCACATGGGAGAGTGTGTAGGCCCGGCTCACGTCGCCGCTGTTGCCTCCCTGGGCCACGAACCGTGACGCATCCGCCACGGCCACCAGCACCTCCACCGGGCGGTCCGCGAAGTCGTACACCGTGGTCTTAAGGACACCCCTCCGGTCGATGACAGTCGTGCGATTGCCTGCATCGTCATACCCATAGCGAGTCTCCAAGGAGGCAGTGAGACCGCCTCCGGACTCGGCCGTCCGAGCCCGCCGGCCCGCGGCATCCAGCCAATGCTCACGGATGAAGTCCGATCCTACGGTCTCGTGCTGGAGCTGGCCGCCCGGGTAGTACAGCGCCGTGCGCACCTGTCCCTCACCGTGGGGATTCACCCACTCCTCACGCTTCACCCGGTCCAGCCCGTCCCACTGCTGGATTCGATGGCGGCCCAGGCCATCCTGTTCGTCTTCCAGTCGCCCGCGAGCGTCGTAGACGGACTGCACCGTCACCGTGGACGTGCCGTTCACCTGGAATGTCTTGGTCCGCAGCTGACCGTAGACGTCGTACGCCGTGGCCTTCTCCCGGTGCCCATCCGCCCCCACGCTCTCCACCCAGTCGCCGGCAACTGCCATCGGCGGACAGGCCGCGCCGTCAACACCGCAGTAGCGCCAGCTCAGCACGACGTCCTGCGGGGACGCCTGCAACGAGGTCACGGCCTCCTCGCAGGTCGAGGCGGAGGTCAGCACGGCACGCGGCACCCGGTTCACATAGCGCCGGGTCTCCAGCAGCCGCCCCGTCCCCAAGGGCAGCACGTCCTCGGGTGCATCCCCTGATGAGTCCACCTGGGACACGGTGGCGTAGCCTTCCGCGTCCACATGGCAGACCTGCGCATTGAAGCCCGCCTCGTAGCCCCACTTCTCCACAATCTCCGCGACAGGCTGCCCCTGCGCGTCGAGCACGGGCAGCGTGGCCGCCACGGTCCCCATGGCCGGCAGCGCCGTTCCCTCGATGCGGCGCTCCACCAGGTTGCCTCGCGTGTCGTAGGCGAGGTGCGTGACACGCCCGCGCGCGTCCATCTCCGTCTCGCGCACCCGGTGGACCGAATTCCAGAGCGCCTCGGTCCGCGCCACCACTCCCTCCGACAGGGGCTTCTCCGTCTCCACCACGGCCCCGGTGGCCATCATCCAGTAGAGGGACTCGGGAACTTCGCTCCGAGGGCCCTTCACCGCCGTGCGGTACGTGGTGAGGGACTGCCCCGACAGGGTTCGCGACTCCGGCGCGATGGAATAGGTGAAGGTGGTGGTGGCCTCTCGCAGCGGCGTGGTTTCCAGAACCTCCACCACCTGCTTCACCCGCGCGTCCTTTTCCATCAGCAGCAGGAAGGCGTTCTCTCCGGGCATCGACTCCGTGCTGCCGTAGTAGATGTAGCGGATCACCTCACCGCTGGGTCCCGTGTATCTGACCAGCCGCGTCCGACCCACCTCCGAGGCCCCCTCCGCGTAGGCATAGGACTCCGTCCGCAGGGGGCTTCCGCTCCCGCACGAGCCGTCATAGCGAGACACGGAAGCCAGGCGCTGCTGGCTGTCGTAGCCGTACTGCACGCAGACGCCGAGGAAGGTCGTGGACGTCGCATCCACCGAGGTGGCGTGGCGCAGCTCCACCGTGCTCAGTCGCAGGTGGCCCACCTCGCGCGAGTAGCCCAGTTCCAGGAGCCGTCCGCTCGCCTCGTCGAACACCCGCGTCAGCGCCCCGTCTACCGAGGCATCGCCGTAGCGCATCAGCACCCGGTGCCCCGTGGGCGCAACGACGGAGGTCAGGCGGTACTTCACGGGGAAGCTCGCGCTGTCGAGCCGACCGTGGCGGTACTCCGTCCCATCCTTCGCGCGGAAGACGTACTCCCGCGCGGCCCCCACGCCCTCCACCCGCAGCGTGCCGTGGTATCCGCGTTGGGCCACGCATCCCGTGCCATCCCCCGTGCAGGTGAACACCTGCCCGCCGCCCTCGCCGCTGGTGACCGCGTAGCGGAAACCTCCCCCTAACAGCGGCTGCACAGCGCCTTCGTACGCGTGCGTCCAGCCCAGGCCCAGCGAGCCCTCCACGGAGTCGCCGCTGGCGTAGGCACGCTGCCATGAGAGTGCCAGGCCCCGGCTGGGGGCCTCCACGTCCACCGCCTGCTTCACCAGGTGGCCGTCCACCACGCTGACCCCCTTCACGAAGGTGTGGCCCACGGGCAGCTTGCCCACCGTCCCCACCGTGGTCGTGAGAGGGGCCTCCCTGTTCAGGGATGTCTGATTGGGATTGTCCGGAATGAGCGTGACCCGGACCGTCTCCTGTCCCACCGGCCGGGCGGGACCTCCATCACCGCGAAGCCCTCCTGCCCCAGCATGATGGCGGCGCCCCCCAGCGAGGAGACCTGGGTGATGCCCGTGGCGTTCGCCAGCACCTGCGCGCTCGCCACCTCCGACTCTCCGCGGCGAACCACCAGCCGTCCGTTCACGAAGGCCTTCATGCCGAGCGGAGCGCCGTAGGCAATGGGCGGCTGCGCGTCGTCCGGCGGCGGTTCGCCGGGCGCCGGCTTCCACGCGGACACGAAGTCCCACACCGGCAACACCCAACGCGCCCGCAGCGGGAGCCCCGCCACGAACAGGCCCGGCTCCGGGGAACGCACGTCCACGTCCTCGGTGGCCTGCAACACCTTCACGAAGGAAGTCGCGGAGTAGTCCTTCGCATACAGCTCGAAGCGAGCCCTTCCCCCCTGCGTTCCCGCCGCCAGCGACAAGACATTCTGAACGTTGGAGGACGCCGGCAGCACGATGTCTCCGTCCGCGTCCCGTTGCAGACTGGCACCCAGGACCAGGACATCGTCTCCAGGCACGTTGGGCTGGAGCGTCACCCGGACATATAGATTGTCAGAGCTCTGGTTGACGACGAAGTACCCGAGTCCCGAGTCAGACGTCGACGCCTGACCTCCAGCCACGACCACCGTTCCATCCTGCAATCGACGACGGGCCTGCAAGGTCGGAACGGTCGAGGTCTGCCGGGCGTAGAGTTGCTGACCGCAACACACCTCCACGAGCTGTCCGTTCGCGTTGCGCTCGGACACCTCCGCGACGAAGATCACCCACTGCGGCCCATTCTCCACCAGGTACCTCGGCCGGAATGCCACCGAGTCCTCATCGTCCAGGGGTTCAGGGCCCGTCGCGACCGGAGTCGCCACGAAGAGATCCAGGATGGTGTCGTCTTCCGCGACCGTATAGGCACCTACCGCCACGCCCTCGAGCCCGGCCTCGTCGCCACGAACCGGCACCCAGCCAGGGGCCCCCACCGGCCAGCGAAGGATCTGCGCGACCAGCACCTGGGGACCGGCCGTCTGATAGACGCCGTTGAAGTCTCCGTTGTACGTCGCGCGCAAGGTGTACCGAGTCGCGGGGATGGTGGCTGAGACGCCAAACGTACGCGAAAGGCCTCCCACGGAGGCTGTCACGGCGTAGTACCCTGCAGTCATGCCTGGGATGTAACCCGCGCTCAGCCATCCATCGACGTCCGACCATTCCTGCATCGTCAGCAACTGCATAGGGTTGCTGGGATCCAGGGCCTGAGGAGTCACCGAATCCTGATACCGGAAGAATCGCCCGGTCGCAGGGGACTGGGTCCACGTCACCTGCTGATTGGCCAGTGCATTTCCATAGCGATCCAGAACCTTCCCCGAGAAGGGGGCGATCATCTGCAATCCCACTTCGGTCGAGGGCGGAACGGCAAACGCTTGAATCTGGTACGGCGCGTCCGGCAACCCCACCTCGACAAACGGCGCATCCAGCACGAAGGTCTGGGTGCCGTTGGAGGTCTCCGCCGTCACGGCGTTGTAGCCCAGCCGCTGGGGGAAATGCGTTCCCTGCCGCAAGAAAGACAAGCGGGGGATGTTCGTGTCAGGCAGCACCTGGACCGCGGCCAGACCATTCTCATCCGTAGTCGCCTGCATTTGGGCCTGGGCTTGTCCCGTGCCACCGCCGGGCCGGAACCCGGGTTGGGAGCCGCTCGCGCGCTTGAAGGTCACGACCGCCCCGAGCACGGGTTCCCCGTTGGCGGTCGTCACTCGTACGGCCACAGGTTGGGGAAGGGGCTGCCCGACCACACCTTCTTGCAGGTCAGTCATCACCACCTTTTCAATGCGGGCAACCTGCGTCACGTCCTCCACGGCGAGGCCCGCATCCAGGAGGGAATTCCTCTCTCGCAGACGCGCGACTCCGTCCTGAGGGAACTGTCCGAAGGCCATCTCCCATGCCCGGGAAAAGCCACCCTCCATCAGCGTTTCGAGCGACTCCACCTGCTGATCGAGTTCCAGCAGCATCGACTGCTTGCGCGCACGGGCCGATTCATCCGCGAACTCGACCTTATTCAGTTGCCTTCTGGCTTGCAGCAATTCATCCCTGGAGCGCTCAAGGGCCGCCTTCTCGGCCTCCCCCACCGCTGTGGAACGCCAGAATCGCCTCCACCACGCAGGCCTGGGACCGAGTTCGGCACGTGCTTTCAACAGGGATTGCGCCAGGTGCTCCTGCGGGTGTCCCGCTTCGCCTCCCATGCAAGCCGGGCAGCCTCGAAGGCTCGTGTCTGGTCGTTGGCCACAACGGTGGCACGCGACTGCAACTTCCTGGGGGCCTCCCGCACCGCAGCGTCTTCATGAAGTGCGAGTCGGCTTTGCCATCCCATGGCGTCGCCTTCCGCTCTCGACACCCACGCCACCCCCAACACCAGCAACACGACAACCCATCGGCCCGCTTGCATCAAACGCTCCCTCATGCGCCTTGACTCAAGGCACCTGTATGGATTTCCGCGCCCT
This DNA window, taken from Corallococcus coralloides DSM 2259, encodes the following:
- a CDS encoding RHS repeat-associated core domain-containing protein, producing the protein MGKLPVGHTFVKGVSVVDGHLVKQAVDVEAPSRGLALSWQRAYASGDSVEGSLGLGWTHAYEGAVQPLLGGGFRYAVTSGEGGGQVFTCTGDGTGCVAQRGYHGTLRVEGVGAAREYVFRAKDGTEYRHGRLDSASFPVKYRLTSVVAPTGHRVLMRYGDASVDGALTRVFDEASGRLLELGYSREVGHLRLSTVELRHATSVDATSTTFLGVCVQYGYDSQQRLASVSRYDGSCGSGSPLRTESYAYAEGASEVGRTRLVRYTGPSGEVIRYIYYGSTESMPGENAFLLLMEKDARVKQVVEVLETTPLREATTTFTYSIAPESRTLSGQSLTTYRTAVKGPRSEVPESLYWMMATGAVVETEKPLSEGVVARTEALWNSVHRVRETEMDARGRVTHLAYDTRGNLVERRIEGTALPAMGTVAATLPVLDAQGQPVAEIVEKWGYEAGFNAQVCHVDAEGYATVSQVDSSGDAPEDVLPLGTGRLLETRRYVNRVPRAVLTSASTCEEAVTSLQASPQDVVLSWRYCGVDGAACPPMAVAGDWVESVGADGHREKATAYDVYGQLRTKTFQVNGTSTVTVQSVYDARGRLEDEQDGLGRHRIQQWDGLDRVKREEWVNPHGEGQVRTALYYPGGQLQHETVGSDFIREHWLDAAGRRARTAESGGGLTASLETRYGYDDAGNRTTVIDRRGVLKTTVYDFADRPVEVLVAVADASRFVAQGGNSGDVSRAYTLSHVTYDAAGNKVAEEDLSGFDRHYRLDSLYRVVEEQSPEVRGADLDAPPVRYTQTFAYDLTGHRVRQVDGNSHTQTVEYDPYGHESVRVDALGRRTETVYDALGRLLEVHRPMGVSESQKHDGEGHVIRSIDGRSVERRFTYDALGRPRSETLMESLSQGGQALTVSERTYVDAPDTEALTLEQVLDARGQLTVTYRDGLRRVVRMDAAGYASDSWFDALYKRVEKNAKGHLTRFAYDAVGRVLSQSDAASASGPPAYSQSWQYEDATRERTHWDRRQVPTVHREDGLGRKVYSSRGQGQDVAEESWTYNASGQTVRAVDANGYATTRLYDGAARLVEETQGAGTAEAATTAFQYDAAGQLTQEKGPRTTGVLFDARYTYDDLGRRVREENALGQVTAWAHDAAGNRVCMKQPLGAPSLSHGGAVGLTLEQVEEEACTGTYVTRYAYDEQGKLLSVTDAAGGLTSYVYDATRNLVAKQDANGNLSTYEYDVRNLRTAEHQHLDSHARLTAAQRNQVPLFEAGATPSGSVGTLTWRHTYDPNGNPDSMTDPKGQVTVPGYGLLDRLAVRTYSQHAQPRELPSVDAEGFAYDGNGNLERETLLKQTLGGVVEEATTYTYDALDRVKTRLREQDGKQLSFEYDDMGHRTSVTDPDGVATGYAYDALGRLKQVTLPVGVVEYRYWPDSLLKGVVWPNGLSEGRCYDAAGRLVEQVTARGTVSDTCEASGPVVSQFVYTYDANGNRLTQVETRTAPSTQVLGVSGTTRYGYDVLNRLTGVAAPDSRNTLYRLDAVGNRTGERQALIRWTRGLGPDAYSSVEPKALTRDVTGAFNRVDWLRGFEDARGAKLNVVLNYDLAGNLVEKATQDGTRTFAWDIRNTLTAVYDNGQEVGRYDYDNSLQRTQRHTASEDVAYVLDDGFILQELDGVQSTHPSKRRYHYGGGPLAVSEVASAATNFLGTDALGSVTDALSTSGDVTAARQYDAWGNPRNGSVPAASDFKLGYTGHQYDVETGLTYARARYYDSELGRFISRDSYEGQLRDAPSLHRYAYAHGNPLSYRDDDGHSATAVGTALGFAWGVGQAIGAGGNDLLWGQRRSLGDYASIVAQNTIGGAELGLSIDATVLSGGTAYFVGGALGNAGFDALTFDGSAKSWQQHADDQVIEGTKGAVLGYGLGKALPVVGAGAAWVTSKVPGGTAAIERASALGGRVLNSVASRLPKWELGELGSAANPFGQSAQPAEGVVVEAIEGSVVAVPSLRPFANAAEVIESRSPSQIFQQGADAVPGQAIRPLNLYRELRSSEIGRETLGLIEDLDVQVLLNNQAPMLESEGMRLYGTYWPSMNLATVNVLRTQSVERSAATVIHEVTHAAGVMRSQRAEVIAEIRALKHTEIATFGKIREIIRRVRRDYAELPWRVNRPEEGNY